The following coding sequences are from one Cenarchaeum symbiosum A window:
- a CDS encoding urea active transporter (COG0591) — protein MAEAAGEIAQGFAIGDVLDEGWGWFIVVGLGAVFAVVITAEIKLEEKYLGVKTSSEWFNTAGRVIKTGLTAAAIVSAWTWAATLLQSSTVAYQYGVSGPFWYAAGASIQVLLFGILAIELKRKAPNAHTFLEIIRARYGNGSHKVFLVFALMTNMIVTAMLLLGGSAVVNGLTGMDISLAAFLIPAGIMIYTLVGGLKATFVADYMHTIIIFIVILTFVAAVYINSDLTGGVEGMYDKLVEAARLNPVEGNAAGAFLTMASIGGLMFGIINIVGNFGTVFVDQAYWQRAIAAKPSSTVKGFLLGGACWFAIPFTLATTMGLTAVALGVDLTPEEVQLGLVVPAAASVLMGEVGAILVLTMLFMAVTSAGSAELIAVSSLITYDIYRTYKNPRATGRQLLRVSRGAIIGFGVGMGGLAVILLGAGLSLGFVYLAMGILIGSAVIPIAVSILWKGANRAAATAAPIIGLAVSLTVWVSVAASLPQYGGEITLASLGDNYSMLFGNIAGILTGGAVVILGSLARKPTFEWEDLKDKITLVDVTPEEFDERESDEAELKKAFKFSLKGGGLMTLVLIVLWPLPLFFSDYVFDLGFYTLWVGISIVWVSVAAFFIVGLPIIEARKGLIQVLTGKKTEQSEEGGT, from the coding sequence ATGGCAGAGGCCGCAGGCGAGATAGCCCAGGGCTTTGCCATAGGTGACGTCCTCGACGAGGGCTGGGGCTGGTTCATAGTGGTGGGCCTCGGGGCGGTCTTTGCAGTAGTCATAACCGCCGAGATAAAGCTCGAAGAAAAGTACCTCGGGGTCAAGACCAGCTCCGAGTGGTTCAACACGGCAGGCCGGGTCATAAAGACCGGCCTGACTGCCGCGGCTATAGTATCCGCATGGACCTGGGCCGCCACCCTTCTCCAGTCGTCGACTGTGGCCTACCAGTACGGGGTCAGCGGGCCGTTCTGGTATGCCGCAGGCGCGTCCATACAGGTGCTCCTCTTTGGGATACTGGCCATCGAGCTCAAGCGCAAGGCGCCAAACGCGCACACATTTCTCGAGATAATAAGGGCCAGGTACGGCAACGGCTCCCACAAGGTCTTCCTGGTGTTTGCCCTGATGACCAACATGATAGTGACGGCTATGCTGCTCCTGGGCGGATCTGCCGTCGTCAACGGCCTGACCGGCATGGACATATCGCTTGCGGCCTTTCTGATACCTGCGGGGATAATGATATACACGCTCGTCGGCGGCCTCAAGGCCACCTTTGTCGCCGACTATATGCACACGATAATCATATTCATAGTGATACTGACGTTTGTTGCAGCAGTATACATCAACTCGGATCTGACCGGGGGCGTGGAAGGCATGTACGACAAGCTCGTCGAGGCCGCAAGGCTCAACCCGGTAGAGGGCAACGCGGCGGGCGCGTTTCTGACGATGGCATCGATAGGGGGCCTCATGTTTGGAATAATCAACATAGTGGGCAACTTTGGGACCGTATTCGTTGACCAGGCGTACTGGCAGCGGGCCATAGCGGCCAAGCCCTCGTCTACAGTCAAGGGCTTCCTGCTGGGCGGGGCCTGCTGGTTTGCCATACCGTTTACGCTGGCCACCACCATGGGGCTGACCGCGGTCGCGCTCGGCGTCGACCTTACACCCGAGGAGGTGCAGCTCGGCCTGGTTGTCCCGGCGGCCGCATCCGTCCTGATGGGAGAAGTTGGCGCCATACTGGTGCTAACGATGCTATTCATGGCGGTAACATCTGCCGGCTCGGCGGAGCTAATCGCTGTCTCGTCGCTGATCACCTACGACATATACAGGACGTACAAGAATCCGCGCGCGACTGGGCGGCAGCTGCTGCGCGTCTCGCGCGGCGCAATCATAGGGTTCGGGGTCGGCATGGGCGGCCTTGCAGTGATACTGCTGGGCGCTGGGCTGAGCCTGGGATTTGTCTACCTTGCAATGGGAATACTGATAGGCTCGGCCGTCATACCGATAGCCGTGTCAATACTGTGGAAGGGAGCCAACCGTGCTGCGGCAACTGCCGCGCCGATAATAGGCCTTGCAGTCTCGCTTACAGTCTGGGTGAGCGTTGCTGCCTCGCTGCCGCAATACGGGGGCGAGATAACGCTTGCCAGCCTTGGGGACAACTATTCGATGCTGTTTGGCAACATAGCTGGCATACTCACCGGCGGCGCAGTGGTGATACTGGGCAGCCTTGCACGCAAGCCCACCTTTGAATGGGAAGATCTCAAGGACAAGATAACCCTTGTAGATGTGACCCCCGAAGAGTTCGACGAGCGCGAGAGCGACGAGGCGGAGCTCAAAAAGGCGTTCAAGTTCAGCCTCAAAGGGGGAGGCCTGATGACGCTCGTCCTGATAGTGCTCTGGCCGCTGCCGCTATTCTTTAGCGACTATGTCTTTGACCTTGGCTTTTACACGCTCTGGGTCGGCATATCAATAGTCTGGGTCAGCGTTGCGGCATTCTTTATAGTCGGCCTGCCGATAATAGAGGCCCGCAAGGGATTGATCCAGGTGCTGACCGGCAAAAAGACCGAGCAGTCCGAGGAGGGCGGCACATGA
- a CDS encoding transcriptional regulator (COG5340), translating into MELGMYMRPMSHTEQKLYLYLESMSKNIFRLPEIEHERLGLSRGHYHTLISRLVKKGWIKRAGHGTYLRNPPLSVRAGPYYIEDPFETGLKMYGGYIAFHTAMYLYGLNDNQPVMIYVATPSKSETVDLGPYHRIKAVKMGRRFTGIRTKDKYRISTLMKTIFDCFDHVMHSGGYPDLLKSITFAESYGFGGSLDWNEFEVYLDEFASSSLCQKIGYMLSLLKEEGIYETPDDLMEYLRGRIKNKTNLFGGRLGGKYDRNWMVVDNIGRRALLSWHYHG; encoded by the coding sequence ATGGAACTTGGAATGTACATGAGGCCGATGAGTCACACGGAGCAGAAGCTCTATCTATATCTGGAGAGCATGAGCAAGAACATCTTTAGGCTGCCCGAGATTGAGCACGAACGGCTGGGCCTGAGCAGGGGGCATTATCACACCCTGATCAGCAGGCTGGTGAAGAAGGGGTGGATAAAACGGGCGGGGCACGGGACCTACCTGCGGAACCCACCACTCTCGGTCCGTGCGGGGCCGTACTACATAGAGGACCCGTTTGAGACGGGTCTGAAGATGTACGGCGGATACATTGCATTTCATACCGCGATGTATCTGTACGGCCTAAATGACAACCAGCCTGTCATGATCTATGTCGCCACACCCAGTAAGTCGGAGACCGTGGACCTGGGCCCCTACCACAGAATAAAGGCGGTAAAGATGGGAAGGAGGTTCACAGGAATCAGGACAAAGGACAAGTATCGCATATCGACACTGATGAAGACTATCTTTGACTGCTTTGATCATGTGATGCATTCCGGCGGGTACCCCGATCTACTAAAATCCATTACCTTTGCAGAGAGCTATGGCTTCGGGGGGAGCCTTGACTGGAATGAGTTCGAGGTGTACCTTGACGAGTTTGCCTCATCTAGCCTGTGCCAGAAGATAGGCTACATGCTGTCTCTGCTTAAGGAGGAGGGGATATACGAGACGCCAGACGACCTCATGGAGTACCTCCGGGGCAGGATAAAGAACAAGACAAACCTTTTCGGTGGGAGGCTGGGCGGCAAATATGACCGGAACTGGATGGTGGTGGACAATATTGGGAGGCGCGCACTTTTGTCGTGGCATTATCATGGTTAG
- a CDS encoding conserved hypothetical protein (COG2253), which translates to MFDIWNSLCYISTDEVLKDVQFAFRGGTTLSKVYFGSRQRISEEINLDIFFKDGMTREEAVDFVYRKIVSRMGPYEVDGPFGKGRVSRHRFTFTNELGSKDHVYVDFNIKTTAPVYDTETRGASSIILPLNIRNVPVYPFHVILAQKLIAFHDRAEGKDLYDIHTGLAMADKLGPVLDTLREILAAINIDYSDFKERIVEKLSDYKAMWNLHLSLNPYVLDENKLDWGKAAQQALDRLGPHL; encoded by the coding sequence ATGTTTGACATCTGGAACAGCCTATGCTACATTTCGACGGATGAGGTGCTAAAAGATGTGCAGTTCGCATTCAGGGGCGGGACAACATTGAGCAAGGTGTATTTTGGCAGTCGGCAGAGAATATCCGAGGAAATAAACCTTGACATATTCTTCAAGGATGGCATGACCCGGGAGGAGGCAGTTGACTTTGTCTACAGGAAGATCGTTTCACGTATGGGGCCGTATGAAGTTGACGGTCCGTTCGGAAAAGGGCGCGTGTCGCGGCACAGATTCACGTTCACAAATGAGCTTGGTTCAAAAGATCATGTATACGTTGATTTTAACATAAAAACCACGGCCCCCGTATACGACACTGAGACACGGGGGGCATCAAGCATAATACTTCCGTTAAATATCCGGAACGTGCCGGTATACCCTTTCCATGTAATTCTTGCACAGAAACTGATAGCGTTTCACGACCGGGCGGAGGGCAAGGATCTGTATGACATACATACCGGCCTCGCAATGGCAGACAAGTTGGGCCCTGTACTGGACACCCTCCGCGAGATACTGGCCGCAATAAACATCGATTACAGCGACTTCAAGGAAAGAATAGTGGAGAAGCTCTCGGATTACAAAGCCATGTGGAACCTGCATCTCTCACTAAACCCGTATGTATTGGATGAGAACAAGTTGGACTGGGGCAAGGCCGCACAGCAGGCCCTGGACAGACTCGGCCCGCACCTCTAG
- a CDS encoding superfamily I helicase (COG0210) yields the protein MDLDPEQRRAVEYSGPALLVRAGPGSGKTRVIVERVLHMVRNGADPGRILCLTFSEKAAGEMLGRLKESIDTTEMDVCTFHSFAKQILEDNEPESGIVTSRGTISGPAGAAWAAAHIDEFKLGSHRVVIRPHEVIRKIMEGISGFKRELVTPGELEKYLEGEENGELKDLCSVYQRYQGHLREMGIIDFDDMVSEAVRLFRARDDVRSEYGGRYSHILVDELQDANYAQLELVRLIAGNITAVGDENQSIYGFQGAYTSGFENFDDITGGAETISLNNNYRCTKTIAGLAAQCIANTPSGSQAGAVHPEGSPVEIVECADEDSEAACIADRIVQIRSPGGESAGYSIAVLTRKIADGKKFSDELELRGVPARYSGGDGIFSAGPARELLTYLEIARAPASAGGEINLLMKKHGIPEGDIAVINTEAKKAAYNDIHGNDHVLEVIRRGGNSGVRKKAELAGLVRRLDKVITLAGSYSPGTLAYHIAVPLAGLFRNLEDGAGAEHLREACRLATEYDLLDPRGGLDGLVGYLWAANSDKNLRSDADAGGAVEVTTIHKSKGREFDAVFIADAVEDRLPLKYKGRKYQVPTTLLHGRRPQGKEKDRHMQEERRLLYVAMTRAKKNLCITYSKEYASKKTESKPSRFLEEMQFRSNPLVRTFVFAGGPAQGAGTASTVSGLQEEAMRAVSVGDHGTAVQKVTDLAALEYMKEHGGLDGFVPPAARSPSPGLGAGAGPAKPAPLRLSSTKIGTYKKCPLMYWFAHVMTIPSPPGIPMVMGGVIHKVLEKITDAQMNGQTPDEAGALAMLEGQLKYAVYDSRTSFEQSKEEAESMISWFVKWSAGSPNKPIAVEKKFELEIAGAEFRGSIDRVERTPDGGLVLIDYKTGRTKVSPGKIAEDVQLNLYAEAAKKLYKELPEKAVLLYLESGETVEYRLDEASVKSAIGRIEEYVDGIREGRFDPTPAVSTCMFCDYSGMCDYAV from the coding sequence ATTCTCTGAGAAGGCGGCAGGCGAGATGCTCGGCCGCCTCAAGGAGAGCATAGACACTACAGAGATGGATGTGTGCACCTTTCATTCCTTTGCAAAACAGATCCTCGAGGACAACGAGCCAGAATCAGGCATAGTCACGTCCCGCGGCACAATATCTGGGCCCGCGGGGGCGGCGTGGGCCGCAGCCCACATAGACGAGTTCAAGCTGGGCAGCCACCGCGTGGTGATCAGACCGCACGAGGTGATCAGAAAGATAATGGAGGGGATCAGCGGCTTCAAGCGGGAGCTTGTAACACCCGGAGAGCTTGAAAAGTATCTCGAGGGGGAGGAGAACGGCGAGCTAAAGGACCTCTGCTCCGTGTACCAAAGATACCAGGGGCACCTCAGGGAGATGGGAATAATAGACTTTGACGACATGGTATCGGAGGCGGTCCGGCTATTCAGGGCGAGGGACGATGTGAGATCAGAATACGGGGGCAGATACTCCCACATACTAGTTGACGAGCTCCAGGATGCCAACTATGCCCAGCTGGAGCTTGTCAGGCTGATTGCGGGCAACATTACAGCCGTGGGGGATGAGAACCAGTCGATTTACGGTTTTCAAGGGGCATATACGTCGGGTTTCGAAAACTTTGACGATATCACAGGTGGCGCCGAGACCATCAGTCTGAATAACAACTACCGCTGCACAAAAACCATAGCGGGGCTTGCGGCCCAGTGCATTGCAAACACCCCGTCCGGCAGCCAGGCAGGTGCGGTACACCCGGAGGGATCCCCTGTGGAGATAGTCGAATGCGCAGATGAGGACTCTGAGGCGGCGTGCATAGCCGACAGGATAGTGCAAATACGGAGCCCCGGAGGCGAGTCTGCCGGTTACAGCATAGCGGTGCTCACAAGAAAAATTGCCGACGGGAAAAAGTTTTCCGACGAGCTCGAACTGCGCGGCGTGCCCGCAAGATACTCCGGGGGGGACGGCATCTTCTCGGCGGGCCCCGCACGCGAGCTGCTTACATACCTCGAGATAGCCCGCGCCCCGGCCTCCGCAGGAGGGGAGATAAACCTCCTGATGAAAAAACACGGAATACCCGAGGGGGACATTGCAGTCATAAACACGGAGGCCAAAAAGGCCGCGTACAACGATATTCATGGCAACGACCATGTGCTCGAGGTGATCCGCCGAGGGGGGAACTCGGGGGTGCGCAAAAAAGCCGAGCTTGCAGGACTGGTCCGGAGGTTAGACAAGGTAATCACCCTTGCCGGGTCCTATTCCCCCGGGACGCTTGCATACCACATAGCGGTGCCCCTTGCGGGGTTGTTCCGGAACCTAGAGGACGGCGCCGGGGCGGAGCATCTGCGCGAGGCCTGCAGGCTGGCCACAGAGTATGACTTGCTCGACCCACGCGGCGGCCTCGACGGCCTGGTGGGATACCTCTGGGCGGCAAACTCGGACAAGAACCTGCGTTCTGACGCGGATGCGGGTGGCGCCGTAGAGGTAACTACCATACACAAGAGCAAGGGCAGGGAGTTTGACGCGGTCTTTATTGCAGATGCGGTAGAGGACAGGCTGCCCCTCAAGTACAAGGGGAGAAAATACCAGGTCCCCACGACACTGTTGCATGGGAGGAGGCCTCAGGGAAAAGAAAAGGACCGGCACATGCAAGAAGAAAGGAGGCTGCTCTACGTGGCAATGACACGCGCTAAAAAAAACCTGTGCATAACATACTCGAAAGAATACGCTTCAAAGAAGACCGAGTCAAAACCCTCCCGCTTCCTAGAGGAGATGCAGTTCCGTTCAAACCCGCTCGTCAGGACTTTTGTGTTTGCCGGCGGGCCCGCCCAGGGGGCCGGTACTGCCAGTACGGTCTCCGGACTGCAGGAGGAGGCCATGCGCGCCGTATCAGTGGGGGATCACGGAACGGCGGTGCAAAAGGTGACGGACCTGGCCGCGCTTGAATACATGAAGGAGCACGGAGGCCTCGACGGCTTTGTCCCGCCCGCGGCAAGGAGCCCGAGCCCCGGACTCGGGGCCGGCGCCGGGCCTGCAAAGCCGGCTCCTCTGAGGCTGAGCAGTACAAAAATCGGGACATACAAAAAATGCCCCCTGATGTACTGGTTTGCCCACGTGATGACGATCCCGTCCCCGCCGGGCATCCCAATGGTCATGGGCGGCGTCATCCACAAGGTCCTAGAGAAGATCACCGATGCCCAGATGAATGGCCAGACTCCCGACGAGGCAGGTGCCCTTGCCATGCTGGAGGGGCAGCTAAAGTATGCCGTCTATGATAGCCGGACCTCTTTTGAGCAGTCAAAAGAGGAGGCAGAAAGTATGATCAGCTGGTTTGTAAAATGGAGTGCAGGCAGCCCCAACAAGCCCATAGCAGTTGAAAAAAAGTTCGAGCTGGAAATAGCGGGCGCCGAGTTTAGAGGAAGCATAGACAGGGTTGAGAGAACCCCGGACGGAGGGCTCGTCCTGATAGACTACAAGACCGGCAGGACCAAGGTCTCCCCCGGCAAAATAGCAGAGGATGTACAGCTCAACCTGTATGCCGAGGCCGCCAAGAAGTTATACAAAGAGCTGCCCGAAAAGGCAGTACTGCTCTACCTTGAGAGCGGTGAGACAGTCGAGTACCGGCTCGACGAGGCAAGTGTGAAGAGTGCCATCGGACGGATAGAAGAATACGTAGACGGCATACGGGAGGGCAGATTCGACCCCACACCCGCGGTCAGCACATGCATGTTCTGTGACTATTCCGGCATGTGCGATTATGCCGTCTAG